A part of Paenibacillus sp. 481 genomic DNA contains:
- a CDS encoding DUF3395 domain-containing protein has product MEENTVQSVPITIVYAGYGVWNSVNDATQAIRNAYFLRGVRNFYASNNWAGDPAPGERKYLFIVWTHNGVTSSAVVGEDDSRGVWLP; this is encoded by the coding sequence ATGGAAGAAAATACAGTTCAATCCGTTCCGATTACGATTGTATACGCTGGTTACGGCGTTTGGAATAGTGTGAATGATGCAACACAGGCAATTCGAAATGCTTATTTTTTAAGAGGCGTGCGTAATTTTTATGCAAGCAACAATTGGGCGGGTGATCCTGCCCCAGGTGAGCGTAAATATTTGTTTATCGTGTGGACGCACAATGGCGTTACGAGCTCTGCTGTTGTTGGGGAAGATGACTCAAGGGGCGTTTGGTTGCCATAA
- a CDS encoding ABC transporter permease has protein sequence MNAVLSFIQQRSADIGVAFQEHLIISLAAVLLGCVLSIPLGIVLVYNRFGWLNSFVFFVANLLQTVPSLALLAILIPFMGIGMKPAIVALFLYSIMPILRNTYDGFHSVDRGVLESARGMGYGTFQRIAQIQLPLALPYIMSGVRITTVYIISWATLATLIGAGGLGQLIVSGLGVNKPEMIVVGAVGAIVLALIADALLGLLEKALTRRFGRSSSVTA, from the coding sequence ATGAATGCGGTTCTTAGCTTTATTCAACAGCGCAGCGCCGATATTGGCGTGGCGTTTCAAGAGCATTTGATTATTTCGTTAGCAGCGGTGTTGCTTGGCTGTGTACTCTCTATTCCGCTGGGCATCGTGTTGGTGTACAACCGCTTTGGCTGGTTGAACAGCTTCGTGTTCTTTGTGGCAAATTTGCTGCAAACGGTGCCGAGTTTGGCGCTGCTGGCGATATTAATTCCGTTTATGGGAATTGGGATGAAGCCCGCGATTGTCGCGTTGTTCTTGTACTCGATTATGCCGATTTTGCGGAATACATATGATGGCTTCCATTCGGTTGATCGCGGCGTGCTGGAATCTGCACGTGGGATGGGGTATGGCACGTTTCAACGCATCGCGCAAATTCAGCTGCCGTTGGCGCTGCCTTATATCATGTCCGGCGTGCGAATTACGACGGTGTACATTATTAGCTGGGCGACGTTGGCGACACTTATTGGGGCTGGTGGACTTGGACAGCTTATCGTGTCGGGCCTAGGTGTGAATAAGCCAGAGATGATTGTAGTTGGCGCTGTCGGTGCCATTGTGCTGGCATTAATTGCGGATGCGTTGCTGGGCTTGTTGGAAAAAGCGTTAACGCGTCGATTTGGCCGTTCGAGCAGTGTGACGGCGTAA
- a CDS encoding glycine betaine ABC transporter substrate-binding protein: protein MKRRLLSASLATVLLALTVLLSACGADNRIVIGTQTFTETKILAEMYKALIEDRTDLEAKVVPDLASSGLVLNAIKKGELQLGTLYSGEIFNKHFPIKETKDRAEVLKQAQVGFDKHFNLKWFDPLGFENTYAFTVRQDIAEQKGYTSISDIQPDANTLRLGVDTTWLERDTDGYRSFQKAYGFAFAKEFPMEQSLVYQAVAGNQVDIVLAYSTDSRLKAYNLKTLADDKKFFPPYDASPVMRKEVLDSHPQLAEIIGLLVGRLDVETMINLNYEVDIEKKSEREVALNYLKKVGLLKEG, encoded by the coding sequence ATGAAACGACGGTTATTGTCGGCTAGCTTGGCGACAGTCCTATTAGCACTGACGGTGCTATTGTCTGCATGCGGTGCGGACAATCGGATCGTTATCGGCACGCAGACGTTTACAGAAACTAAAATACTAGCCGAAATGTATAAGGCATTAATCGAAGATCGCACAGATTTGGAGGCAAAGGTAGTGCCTGATCTGGCTTCCAGTGGACTTGTGCTCAACGCGATAAAGAAGGGCGAGCTGCAATTGGGGACGCTGTATTCGGGGGAGATTTTCAACAAGCATTTTCCAATCAAGGAGACGAAAGATCGGGCAGAAGTGCTGAAGCAGGCGCAAGTCGGTTTTGATAAGCATTTTAATTTAAAATGGTTCGATCCGTTAGGCTTTGAAAATACATATGCGTTTACGGTGCGCCAAGATATAGCTGAACAAAAGGGATATACATCTATTTCTGACATTCAGCCAGATGCGAATACGTTGCGTTTAGGGGTGGATACGACATGGCTGGAGCGGGATACGGACGGGTATCGCAGCTTTCAGAAAGCGTACGGTTTTGCTTTTGCCAAGGAATTTCCGATGGAGCAAAGTCTCGTGTATCAAGCCGTTGCGGGCAACCAAGTGGATATCGTGTTAGCTTACTCTACCGATTCGCGCTTGAAGGCGTATAACTTAAAGACGCTTGCAGATGATAAAAAGTTTTTTCCACCGTACGATGCTTCGCCCGTTATGCGTAAAGAAGTGTTGGACAGCCACCCGCAGTTGGCCGAAATTATAGGGCTATTAGTCGGGCGTTTGGATGTCGAAACGATGATTAATTTGAACTATGAAGTGGATATCGAGAAAAAAAGCGAGCGCGAGGTGGCGCTGAATTATTTGAAAAAAGTCGGGTTGCTAAAGGAGGGGTAA
- a CDS encoding ABC transporter permease — protein sequence MVDYEWTFADLLAYMSRNADMLWEYFLLHVMMVLGGLGLALLVGVPLGVLCTRNEKLAKGILLLTSVLQVVPSLALLVLLMLFFGLGNTTVVVGLFLYSLNPIARNTYIGLKEVDASYVEAGRGVGMSPMQLLWKVRFPLALTYMMTGLRIAAVIAIGVATIAPLVGGDGLGREIYSGINNQNPLRIFAGAIPAALLAIVADIVLGTLQRKLRLDNRKSKRTSGGSTPNVKTS from the coding sequence GTGGTTGATTATGAATGGACGTTCGCCGACTTACTAGCATATATGAGCCGGAATGCGGATATGTTGTGGGAGTACTTTCTGTTGCACGTGATGATGGTACTGGGTGGACTTGGTTTGGCACTGCTGGTTGGGGTGCCGCTAGGTGTGCTTTGTACGCGCAATGAGAAGTTGGCCAAAGGAATTTTGCTGCTGACGAGCGTGCTGCAAGTCGTGCCAAGCTTAGCGCTGCTTGTCCTGCTTATGCTCTTTTTCGGCCTCGGCAATACGACGGTCGTTGTCGGCTTGTTTCTTTACTCCCTTAACCCGATTGCACGCAACACGTACATTGGCTTGAAGGAAGTTGACGCCAGTTATGTGGAGGCGGGGCGCGGCGTAGGCATGAGCCCGATGCAGCTCTTATGGAAGGTGCGCTTTCCGCTGGCGCTCACCTATATGATGACAGGTCTGCGCATTGCGGCCGTAATCGCCATCGGCGTGGCGACGATTGCTCCACTCGTCGGCGGCGACGGATTAGGCCGGGAAATATACTCCGGCATTAACAATCAAAACCCGCTGCGTATTTTCGCGGGTGCTATTCCGGCAGCGCTGCTGGCCATTGTGGCCGATATTGTACTCGGCACCTTGCAGCGTAAGCTGCGCTTGGACAATCGGAAGTCGAAGCGCACGAGCGGCGGCAGTACGCCAAATGTAAAAACGTCGTAG
- a CDS encoding endonuclease I family protein has translation MKKNEVAKKIKKVCITMASIWLLSASLTQASSTIDLNSSNATSSNYYASAQGLSGDALKKALHNIIDDHRVITYSQVTNALKETDEDPNNKNNVLLLYTQRSQAKSTFGPGVDDWNREHVWARSRGNLKSSVANSDLHHLRPTDASVNSNRGNLDFDLGGNKTNPECGCKYDQDSWEPPAKVRGDVARMLFYMAVRYEGDSGDPNLELTESVGNTGKPLHGKLSQLLKWHAEDPVDAFEKRRNELIYSKYQNNRNPFIDHPEWVSKIWK, from the coding sequence ATGAAAAAGAATGAGGTTGCAAAAAAAATTAAAAAAGTATGTATTACAATGGCCTCCATATGGCTGCTGAGCGCTTCCCTAACACAAGCGAGCAGTACGATTGATCTTAACTCCAGTAACGCTACTAGCTCCAATTACTATGCTTCCGCCCAAGGATTATCCGGCGACGCACTCAAAAAAGCGTTGCACAACATTATTGACGATCATCGCGTCATCACCTACAGCCAAGTTACCAACGCCTTAAAGGAAACTGACGAAGACCCGAACAACAAAAATAATGTTCTATTGCTGTACACACAACGCTCGCAAGCTAAAAGCACATTTGGACCAGGTGTAGACGATTGGAACCGTGAACATGTGTGGGCTCGCTCACGTGGCAACTTGAAATCTTCAGTAGCTAATTCCGATCTGCATCATCTTCGCCCGACTGACGCTTCTGTCAACTCCAATCGTGGCAACCTCGATTTTGATCTTGGTGGCAACAAAACGAATCCAGAGTGCGGTTGCAAATACGACCAAGATTCGTGGGAGCCGCCAGCTAAAGTGAGAGGCGACGTTGCTCGCATGCTATTCTATATGGCTGTTCGTTATGAAGGCGACAGTGGCGATCCTAATTTGGAACTGACCGAAAGTGTTGGCAATACAGGCAAACCGCTGCACGGCAAGCTGAGCCAGCTCTTGAAATGGCATGCGGAAGATCCGGTCGATGCATTCGAAAAAAGACGTAACGAGCTTATTTACAGCAAATATCAAAATAATCGCAATCCCTTTATTGACCACCCAGAATGGGTAAGTAAGATTTGGAAATAA
- a CDS encoding DUF5381 family protein, whose product MQHEVKTIRYRRMVAVWKATASLLLLLGSTFLAYSGMLTEHISGLRRFFSITAALIGYTFFGPYFVASLIHLLKRNTVLLSYDHQHVWTNRDQVAWSQIRKVELTSSGIQKGLFPKFPQFVFEQQNGTTVIANTYYLMTDEELSRALKQLRQLVNERGLRR is encoded by the coding sequence ATGCAGCACGAAGTTAAGACTATTCGCTATCGCCGCATGGTTGCAGTGTGGAAAGCGACCGCTTCACTACTTCTATTACTAGGCAGCACTTTTTTAGCCTATTCAGGCATGTTGACCGAGCATATTTCGGGATTACGCCGCTTCTTTTCGATCACGGCTGCACTAATTGGATATACGTTTTTTGGCCCTTATTTTGTAGCGAGCCTTATTCATCTCCTGAAGCGGAATACAGTGCTGCTATCGTATGATCATCAACATGTGTGGACGAACCGCGACCAAGTCGCTTGGTCGCAAATTCGCAAAGTCGAATTGACATCGTCGGGTATTCAAAAAGGACTGTTCCCTAAATTTCCACAGTTCGTGTTTGAACAGCAGAACGGCACTACAGTGATTGCAAATACTTACTATTTGATGACGGACGAGGAACTTTCCCGTGCGCTCAAGCAACTTCGCCAGCTCGTTAATGAGCGCGGGTTGCGGCGTTAG
- a CDS encoding WXG100 family type VII secretion target — MTKIQVTPEQLTAVSNQFSRASEQSSQLIEQLSRQLSSLESRWNGITQQQFFHDFHRSRALLGQCVSTMQGIGQELNTIAVRFSQADGTSDGAMTGGNSNGTAGVDSSTGTHGSDPTAGASTGSTNGAAHDGTVTSSVIGGMGGGLGLRDNLEKYGTAFYSGVAAAMVLSGTVGFNRKPGHHGRAVIHTAQWVKGRGSNEFMKKMARSMDKQFHHPGRVLSALKGFDKWSSKLGVNFGLGLNRANNFPHWVKNVVVGVNQNQSGMKTNKIPGMIAKKLFPINVTFNVASEGLGVVEKWHKGTLTAEEGAVAASNVIVKSGATYVGALAGGTLGLIGGPVGAAVGAYVGGTVGSFAGDHIAPVVEKGLRWLWQKFK; from the coding sequence ATGACAAAAATTCAGGTCACCCCTGAACAGCTAACAGCAGTCTCTAATCAATTTTCGCGTGCAAGCGAACAGAGTTCACAGCTCATTGAACAACTGAGCAGACAACTTTCTTCCTTAGAATCGCGTTGGAACGGTATCACGCAGCAGCAATTTTTTCACGACTTTCATCGTTCACGCGCACTGTTAGGTCAATGCGTGTCCACGATGCAGGGCATCGGCCAAGAGTTGAACACGATAGCTGTACGATTCAGTCAGGCGGATGGAACGAGCGATGGGGCCATGACTGGTGGAAACAGTAACGGTACGGCTGGCGTAGATAGTTCTACAGGGACACATGGTTCTGACCCAACAGCAGGAGCCAGCACAGGAAGTACTAACGGAGCAGCCCATGATGGAACGGTCACCTCCTCTGTAATCGGTGGGATGGGCGGCGGCCTAGGTCTGCGAGATAATCTAGAAAAGTACGGAACCGCCTTTTACAGCGGTGTTGCCGCAGCGATGGTCCTGTCCGGCACCGTCGGCTTCAATAGAAAGCCAGGACATCACGGACGAGCCGTCATTCATACGGCACAATGGGTCAAAGGCCGCGGCAGCAACGAGTTTATGAAAAAGATGGCCCGTTCGATGGACAAGCAATTCCACCACCCCGGGCGAGTGCTAAGCGCCCTTAAAGGCTTTGATAAATGGTCGAGCAAACTAGGCGTTAACTTCGGTCTAGGGCTTAACCGCGCGAACAACTTCCCTCATTGGGTAAAAAACGTTGTCGTCGGCGTGAATCAAAATCAATCTGGTATGAAGACAAACAAAATACCCGGCATGATCGCCAAAAAGTTGTTCCCAATCAATGTGACGTTTAATGTGGCGTCAGAAGGTCTTGGTGTCGTTGAGAAGTGGCACAAAGGAACACTGACCGCCGAAGAAGGAGCAGTAGCGGCTTCAAATGTTATCGTTAAATCGGGCGCCACTTACGTGGGAGCGCTGGCAGGTGGAACGCTGGGGCTAATCGGTGGGCCTGTCGGAGCCGCCGTAGGTGCCTATGTTGGTGGGACTGTCGGCTCATTTGCCGGAGATCATATAGCGCCAGTCGTCGAGAAGGGATTACGATGGCTGTGGCAGAAATTTAAATAA
- a CDS encoding MOSC domain-containing protein, which produces MQGTIVSLNVAMPSESLVYRGKPVLSGMVKQPLSEPTMLHELGFEGDGVADTKHHGGRDKAVCVYAAEHYAYWSSEWNRELPHAAFGENITTSGMLEHEIHVGDTFKLGEAVVQISQPRQPCFKVAARYDMKEVPVWMQDTGYTGYYVRVLQPGLVRPDDKLERISVDPNGVTVQYANEVMHHKRDGEDGVRKMLAVKALSRSWRATFTKRLGGEVTDTSARISGS; this is translated from the coding sequence ATGCAAGGTACGATTGTTTCTTTAAATGTAGCGATGCCGAGCGAGAGCTTGGTGTACAGAGGGAAGCCTGTGCTGTCGGGTATGGTGAAGCAACCGCTTTCCGAGCCGACGATGCTCCATGAGCTTGGCTTCGAGGGCGACGGCGTTGCGGATACGAAGCATCATGGCGGCCGAGATAAAGCCGTATGCGTATACGCTGCGGAGCATTATGCCTATTGGTCGAGTGAGTGGAATCGCGAGCTGCCGCACGCAGCATTTGGCGAGAATATTACGACGAGCGGTATGTTGGAACATGAAATCCATGTCGGTGATACATTTAAGCTAGGCGAAGCTGTCGTGCAAATTTCGCAACCGCGCCAGCCCTGCTTTAAAGTAGCGGCTCGCTATGATATGAAGGAAGTTCCGGTGTGGATGCAGGATACGGGGTATACCGGCTATTATGTCCGCGTGCTGCAACCAGGCCTTGTCCGTCCGGACGATAAGCTAGAGCGGATTAGCGTGGACCCGAACGGCGTGACGGTCCAGTATGCGAACGAAGTGATGCATCATAAACGGGACGGCGAAGACGGCGTTCGGAAAATGCTAGCTGTTAAAGCGCTGTCGAGAAGCTGGCGGGCAACGTTCACGAAGCGGCTCGGTGGCGAGGTTACGGATACGAGCGCACGAATTAGTGGAAGCTAG
- a CDS encoding helix-turn-helix domain-containing protein, whose product MPVDNKGDEQQLEPQTNRSANGVRIFRAEQELQANLPFKMYTRNESIGNIWDHTHDYIQIWYVVKGEFKHTINHRSYKMVRGNLFVIPPFAVHRVETIPNQELEVIGCEFLPHFINERFEHAAADSSKDCFDFSYLEQFLTDEEQVTPKVAFTGKADTEVKRLLHEMLDEHREADRFFELVLKANLLKLLSIIIREYTRMAEQDQLNDGQGERVEKYRELMMSAIEYINGHFAEELRLERLCRQFNISKTYFCYLFKIFTGNTFNDYVIDLRVRQAAEWLLATDMTVTEICFGVGFNDLAYFSRMFKRQTGVTPTHFKKNAQTLKMK is encoded by the coding sequence ATGCCAGTCGACAACAAAGGTGATGAACAGCAGCTGGAGCCACAAACGAATCGATCTGCCAACGGCGTACGGATATTTCGAGCCGAGCAAGAGCTGCAAGCTAATCTACCTTTTAAAATGTACACGCGCAACGAGTCTATCGGCAACATATGGGACCATACTCATGATTACATCCAAATCTGGTATGTAGTCAAGGGGGAGTTTAAACATACGATCAACCACCGCTCTTATAAAATGGTGCGCGGCAACTTGTTCGTCATCCCACCGTTCGCGGTGCATCGGGTCGAGACGATTCCGAATCAGGAGCTGGAAGTGATAGGATGCGAGTTTTTGCCTCATTTTATTAACGAGCGCTTTGAACATGCGGCTGCGGATAGCAGTAAGGACTGTTTTGACTTTTCTTATTTGGAGCAATTTTTGACGGATGAGGAGCAGGTGACGCCTAAGGTGGCGTTTACAGGTAAGGCCGATACGGAAGTGAAGCGGCTGCTTCATGAGATGTTGGATGAGCACCGTGAGGCGGATCGCTTTTTTGAACTTGTATTGAAGGCGAATTTGCTAAAGCTGCTATCCATCATTATTCGTGAATACACGCGCATGGCGGAGCAGGATCAGTTGAATGATGGGCAAGGTGAGCGAGTTGAAAAATACCGCGAGCTCATGATGTCCGCCATCGAGTACATAAACGGCCATTTTGCTGAGGAACTGCGGCTTGAGCGGTTGTGCAGACAGTTTAACATTTCCAAAACGTACTTCTGCTATTTGTTTAAAATTTTTACGGGCAACACGTTCAACGACTATGTCATCGATTTGCGCGTCCGTCAGGCGGCGGAGTGGCTGCTTGCTACCGATATGACCGTGACCGAAATTTGCTTCGGCGTGGGCTTTAACGATTTGGCCTATTTCTCACGTATGTTTAAGCGGCAGACGGGTGTGACCCCGACTCATTTTAAAAAGAATGCGCAAACTTTGAAAATGAAGTAG
- the cas6 gene encoding CRISPR-associated endoribonuclease Cas6 gives MRLKLVLSSPNGLELPLGYQQMLQGIIYRTLSNPDLAEFMHDEGFFYGKRSYKLFTFSQLRGKSTVDKRRATIAFRGTVTWEISSVITEMIEDLAVQFLLSSYIEMNGHRVRVLQVSTEREEQLPSTGPWLVQMISPVTVYQTELRDERKYTKYMEPSEPLFAELITQNMQRKYCAFTGEKDVDFSIRPVQVSTQDKVLTYYKKFLIVGWKGIYELSGPADVLAFSYFAGLGSKASQGYGMYRLIGSEKTKT, from the coding sequence ATGCGTCTAAAGCTTGTATTATCTAGTCCGAATGGGCTGGAGCTGCCGTTGGGCTACCAGCAAATGCTGCAAGGTATTATTTATCGAACTTTATCGAATCCAGATTTAGCAGAGTTTATGCATGATGAAGGATTTTTTTATGGAAAGCGCTCGTACAAATTGTTTACGTTCAGTCAGCTGCGAGGGAAGAGCACGGTGGATAAGCGGCGGGCGACGATTGCTTTTAGAGGTACCGTGACTTGGGAAATTAGTTCCGTTATTACGGAAATGATCGAGGATTTGGCGGTGCAATTTTTGTTGTCTTCGTATATCGAAATGAATGGTCACCGCGTGCGGGTGCTGCAAGTGTCGACGGAGCGGGAGGAGCAATTGCCGAGTACGGGGCCTTGGCTTGTCCAAATGATTTCCCCTGTTACGGTCTACCAGACGGAATTGCGAGATGAGCGGAAATATACGAAGTATATGGAGCCTAGTGAGCCTTTGTTTGCCGAGTTGATTACACAAAATATGCAGCGTAAATATTGCGCTTTTACGGGCGAGAAGGATGTCGATTTCTCGATTCGTCCTGTTCAGGTAAGTACGCAGGATAAGGTGCTTACGTATTATAAGAAGTTTTTGATTGTGGGTTGGAAAGGAATCTATGAGCTGTCGGGTCCGGCGGATGTGCTTGCTTTTTCTTATTTTGCGGGATTAGGCAGTAAGGCATCGCAAGGATATGGAATGTACCGGCTGATAGGTAGTGAGAAGACTAAAACGTAG